From one Rosa rugosa chromosome 4, drRosRugo1.1, whole genome shotgun sequence genomic stretch:
- the LOC133746558 gene encoding WAT1-related protein At1g25270-like: MMMMGGTWIELCNALHGLKLVLLMVAVQVTFAGVNVLYKLAANDGMNTNLVIAYRFLFATAFLTPFALYFERKSRPKLTWMVVLQAFLCGLFGGAMSQNMYIASIALTSATFTCAITQLIPAITFVLAVIFRLERLNLRSMGGKAKVLGTLMGIGGAMLLTFYKGVEINIWSTHVDLLHTSHQPSRHVAAHNSRTDFTDRILSCLLALGSSLGYALWLIIQAKMGERYPCYYSSTALMSLMGSIQSVGFALCMERDWNQWKLGWNIRLLAVAYTGIVATGISVTIIALCVRMKGPLFVSVFNPLVLVLVAFVGSLLLDEKLHLGSVLGSILIVGGLYTVLWGKSKDIKMKSVPRSFEEEFAESLEIVTRSPDDKANNNKNESETKNNAPNTLPT; encoded by the exons atgatgatgatggggGGTACCTGGATTGAGCTTTGCAATGCTCTGCATGGCCTGAAGCTAGTGCTGTTAATGGTGGCGGTTCAGGTAACCTTCGCCGGAGTCAACGTTTTATACAAACTCGCCGCCAACGATGGCATGAACACCAATCTTGTTATTGCTTATCGCTTCCTCTTCGCCACCGCTTTCCTCACTCCTTTTGCTCTTTACTTCGAAAG AAAGAGCAGGCCGAAGCTAACCTGGATGGTAGTATTGCAAGCATTTCTGTGTGGCTTGTTTGG GGGGGCAATGTCACAAAACATGTACATTGCAAGCATAGCCTTGACATCCGCGACTTTTACTTGCGCCATAACCCAACTCATTCCGGCCATAACTTTCGTCTTGGCCGTCATTTTCAG GTTGGAGAGACTGAACTTAAGGAGCATGGGAGGGAAGGCAAAGGTGTTGGGAACATTAATGGGAATAGGTGGAGCAATGCTTCTGACCTTTTATAAAGGTGTGGAAATCAACATATGGTCCACGCATGTTGACCTTTTGCACACAAGTCATCAACCAAGCCGCCACGTGGCAGCTCATAACAGTAGAACAGATTTCACAGATCGTATATTGAGTTGTCTTCTGGCTCTCGGCAGCTCTTTAGGTTATGCATTGTGGCTAATTATTCAG GCGAAAATGGGAGAGAGATACCCTTGCTATTATTCAAGCACAGCTCTAATGTCACTGATGGGGTCGATACAGTCAGTTGGTTTTGCCCTTTGCATGGAGAGGGATTGGAACCAATGGAAATTAGGTTGGAATATTAGACTCCTTGCGGTTGCATACACG GGGATTGTGGCTACGGGAATAAGTGTGACAATTATAGCATTGTGTGTACGCATGAAAGGCCCGCTATTCGTATCCGTTTTCAACCCTCTTGTGCTTGTGCTTGTTGCCTTTGTTGGCTCTTTGCTCTTGGATGAGAAGTTGCACCTTGGAAG CGTGCTAGGATCGATATTAATCGTGGGTGGTTTATATACCGTGCTGTGGGGTAAAAGCAAAGACATAAAGATGAAATCTGTGCCAAGAAGCTTTGAGGAGGAATTTGCAGAATCACTTGAAATTGTTACAAGGTCTCCAGATGACAAAGCCAACAACAACAAGAATGAGAGTGAAACAAAGAATAATGCTCCAAATACTCTGCCAACTTGA